TCATCATTAAATAGATCGTGGTCGTCATCGTCGTGATCAGCTGGGGTGGCCTCGTCTTCCGGCTCAATTGAGCTAACGGTGGGCTGAGGTTTCTTGGCAAACAGGTCATCTTCATCAGCCGTGCTGTCGGCCGAATCGATCGAAGCTGAGCTGGTTTGTTCATCAATAAAAGGCTTGGCGGCAAACCGATGGGCCACCGGCTGTGGTTCTGGCTCCGGCTCATCAACCTTAATATCGATGGCGGTGTCATTATGAGACAACGCTGCTACTTCGGCTTGAATTGCCTGACGGAAAGCCGGAGCCTGGTTAACATCAAAGGTTGAGCGAGGCAGTGGGCCATCGCCATCAAACCCGGTTGCTACCACCGTAATTTTAATGTGGTCATCCATACTCTCATCTAGCACCGCTCCAAAAATAATGTTGGCGCCAGGATCAACCGCTTCGGTAATCACCTTGGCGGCCTCATCAATCTCGTGCATGCTCATGTTGCGACCACCGGTAATGTTGAACAGAACTCCCTTGGCGCCTTCAACATTAACCTCAAGTAGCGGCGAGTCAATCGCCTGGCGGGCAGCCTGGGTCGCGCGGTTGTCACCCTTACCCACACCAATACCCATTAAGGCTGAGCCGGCGTTTTGCATAATCGACTTAACGTCAGCAAAGTCCAGGTTAATCAAGCCGTGGACGGTTATAAGATCCGAGATGCCCTGCACACCCTGCTGCAACACATCATCCACCACCTTAAAGGCTTCTAGTAGTGAGGTTTTGCGATCAACCATATCAAGCAAACGGTCGTTGGGAATGGTAATCAAGGTATCAACGTGGTCCTTGAGCTCCTCAATTCCCTGTTCGGCCTGGGTGGCGCGGCGCTCACCTTCAAAGGCAAAAGGCTTGGTAACAATACCAATTACTAGCGCGCCACTCTTGCGAGCCGCGGCCGCCACCAAAGGAGCCGCACCGGTACCGGTGCCGCCGCCCTCACCCGCGGTAATAAAGACCATGTCGGTATCGCGCAAGGAGTTGGCGATCTCTTGTTCGCTCTCTTCGGCGGCCTTGCGACCAATGGC
This window of the Patescibacteria group bacterium genome carries:
- the ftsZ gene encoding cell division protein FtsZ, producing MAEVLPEIQTFARIKVCGVGGGGTAAVERMIDSKVQGVEFVAINTDAQSLHHSRAGQKIHIGQDLTRGLGAGADPAIGRKAAEESEQEIANSLRDTDMVFITAGEGGGTGTGAAPLVAAAARKSGALVIGIVTKPFAFEGERRATQAEQGIEELKDHVDTLITIPNDRLLDMVDRKTSLLEAFKVVDDVLQQGVQGISDLITVHGLINLDFADVKSIMQNAGSALMGIGVGKGDNRATQAARQAIDSPLLEVNVEGAKGVLFNITGGRNMSMHEIDEAAKVITEAVDPGANIIFGAVLDESMDDHIKITVVATGFDGDGPLPRSTFDVNQAPAFRQAIQAEVAALSHNDTAIDIKVDEPEPEPQPVAHRFAAKPFIDEQTSSASIDSADSTADEDDLFAKKPQPTVSSIEPEDEATPADHDDDDHDLFNDEPKKTAKPSASPEPAKKGARSLIQRAAGAVTGRVSDDDLDVPAFIRRRKH